The stretch of DNA TGaagagagtggaactgcctatTTTACCGAAGAAGTTCACAAAATTGATAGCTGCCAAAATGGGTAAGTTGAAATTTTCGGCCttccaaatttttatttttcatttgtgaACGAGATTTGTACCCTCGATACATTGGCGTTGTCGATAGTCGATCGAGTTATAAtaagttcacaattatttatttaataaatttagaatatactaattaaataataaattagcaGTAGTGACAACTAAATATAAGATTCTCATAGAATATTCTAGAAAAGTTTAGAATTAATTgattaagtaattaaataacGATTATTTAATTATACTATGTCATGTATAGTCAAAAActgataattatttaattaatcataaTATTATCAAAAGTTGAAAATACAGCATGAGATCGTGACTCGTCCATCGATTAAATGTTAGGATCGGAGAATCCTAACACAACTCTAACTAGTAGAACTTCTAGTTAGATCAAAAAACCTAGTAGAGTTTTGACAAATGAAATGTATAAGTTAGAATACTAATAGGATTTTAGCTCAAGAGTATTAAAAAGATTCTAAGTCAAGAGTCCTACTATGATTCTCAGACAATCTATGAAATCTATAAGTATAACATtgaatatcatattttatatgctaTAATTTTCTTCTCCCTCACTTAACAAAAATGGACAATCCCTTTCTTGGAAGCCCACGACCGTGACTCCACATCACCGTCCTGTGATTTTGAATTCCGTCGATCTAATCTCAACGCAAATTTCATGTGGATTTATAGTGCAATCTGCACGAAGAACATAGTCTCTGATCATGAAGATGATTGAAGAGGTTGAAGAAAGTTCATAGAGATTTACAGGAAGAGCTATTACTGTCTAAATACCGGGGTAGTTGGAGTCGATGTCAAATACGCAAAGGTAAATTAAACTAAATCATATGACAgtcaaaaataatttgaacgtcaaaacaaaaattttaaaacttctgcTACGTCTTGAGTACGAGAAAACGGTATGCCAACGGCTAATGCTAGAaactttaatttatttgttcgtttaatttttctaaaaacgaaaatattcaTGTATTATACTACATACATTGCATGTGCTTGGTTACTAGTATATCATTAAAAGTTATCTCTAAATAATGTAGAAAGATGAATAAAATGGCTCATTCTATATTacaaattatcaataaatatatttatttattggaATTTTATTACTATGTAAGGAATTGCCATGATCATGTATCAAGATTACATATTATGGATAAAAGAAAATCCAATAGTCAACTTCTTACATAAATGTCAATAATGAACTTTATGCGTATAATTTGCCAAAAAAGCACTGAAAATATTCAAATAATCCACAACTAAATCAACCTTTCCATTCACCACCTACCATGCactctatatatatacacatcaaTGTGACAACAAAACACCACACAACCAAAAAGCAAGAAACCAAAAAATATAATGGAGTTTATATTCAACAAAACCATCTTCCTCTTCGTGTTGATACTCGTCATCGATGGGTCTTTCTTCGGTAAACCAGTAGATGCTACTGCACTCGAAGACGTATGTCGTAAGACATTCGACGAAAATTACTGTTTAACCGATTTCGGGTCAGGTTCGAGCACGAAAACGGCTCCCATCCCAGTGCTAGCAAATTTAGCCATCGGGAAGGTGATATGGAACATGAACATGACTCAACGTTTGATCGATCTCATGTTGTATCTCATAACCGATCCTCAAATCCACAATGTAGTAACCGAATGCAAGAATTTTTATGTTCCTGCTTTTTCGTCCATACTATCATCAGCATACGATAATCTGAATCATGGGCAGTATCGCCAACTCGGTCAGCAGGCTACGCAAGTGTTTAACGCCGCCGATCAATGTGAGAAAGCTTATGCTACTATCTTCCAGAAGCCCCCTTTCGAGGATTCCATTTATAATTTGAAACGTTTGTCTAATATTCTCGAGGTTATTGCTGATGACTTCTTATAAGTTCTAGGGGAAAGAAGTTTGATAAGATGTTTCCAACGTTGTAATAAACCCAAATATAACTGAAtaaccaaaataaaaatgttgaaAAGTTATCATACATATGTtgcctttttattttaaataatgcattaaaaaatattttgatacagGAACTATTGGTTAATCGACAAACTGACATATGAACTATTGTAAATGACTTAATTGGTACATGATCcaactaaaaaataaattttaacccTAACTTATATTGTTTTTGAGtcccataataataataataataataataataattaaattcaattagatatatatattttttacatgaatttatgattctaaGGAATCTCGGTAAAATTCtcatttgtttaatttctttggtatatcttttataaatctttttatgttttgtaaaagttccaaataagaatattatattcattattattctggaatttaaattcttccttttcttagctcagtatgagttgaaaatggtatataggctggaaaccaataacctccatgtgtgcaaaagccactaaggaaaaatttggtaaaacaaTGTCACGTATCAGATTCACTTTGATT from Primulina tabacum isolate GXHZ01 chromosome 3, ASM2559414v2, whole genome shotgun sequence encodes:
- the LOC142538528 gene encoding uncharacterized protein LOC142538528; its protein translation is MEFIFNKTIFLFVLILVIDGSFFGKPVDATALEDVCRKTFDENYCLTDFGSGSSTKTAPIPVLANLAIGKVIWNMNMTQRLIDLMLYLITDPQIHNVVTECKNFYVPAFSSILSSAYDNLNHGQYRQLGQQATQVFNAADQCEKAYATIFQKPPFEDSIYNLKRLSNILEVIADDFL